In Bacteroides coprosuis DSM 18011, the following are encoded in one genomic region:
- a CDS encoding hypothetical protein (KEGG: bvu:BVU_1175 putative hemolysin~SPTR: Putative hemolysin;~IMG reference gene:2504107061): MKKTFIHILLLAGLIPFYQSCSSDNTPIQPEPEPIILEQSNARIESSGGEVILTFKSSQEYSIQNHLDWCKVEVEEMNTEEKSEFKSYTLHLLIDESYIYEDREGYIKIIVANKEYPIQVKQAARTLIIQNLGAFQYENIKADAKNIHFDIVYNSTARVHPHLQNKIFGHQLLDVEEFFIKNEITTLDYDYPTTSFTTEVGDNFNIFQNRKPSLELQKEMEKTILKNSSAQSTSFTFSNGKKYYSRKELHYAGQIAFNLKLDELMGTSYKKEELKNKVGFIFEYEHLFFSLTSDLPESKIILPESISEDNIAFISTIYYGKFGYLFVETDLDNKVEIKSILNKFANEEVLTSKENEIINASNFGYLKPGIDKYDFIKGIGAINNFYKDSAKPAKELCYPAKVSLTKAKTLGVYPDFKRSIDFTY, from the coding sequence ATGAAAAAGACATTTATTCACATCTTATTGCTCGCGGGATTAATCCCTTTCTACCAATCTTGTAGCAGCGATAATACTCCCATTCAGCCCGAACCTGAGCCCATCATCCTAGAGCAATCAAATGCAAGGATAGAGAGTTCTGGCGGCGAAGTAATCTTAACTTTTAAATCGTCGCAAGAGTACTCCATTCAAAACCATTTAGATTGGTGTAAAGTTGAAGTAGAGGAAATGAATACAGAAGAGAAATCTGAATTTAAGTCGTACACCCTTCATCTTCTCATTGATGAAAGCTATATCTATGAAGACAGAGAAGGATATATCAAAATTATAGTTGCAAACAAAGAATATCCCATCCAAGTAAAACAAGCAGCTCGTACTTTAATAATACAAAACTTAGGGGCTTTTCAATATGAAAACATCAAGGCTGATGCTAAAAATATTCACTTCGACATCGTTTATAATAGTACAGCAAGAGTGCATCCACATTTACAGAACAAAATATTTGGACATCAATTATTAGATGTAGAAGAATTCTTTATCAAAAATGAAATAACAACCCTAGATTACGATTACCCTACAACAAGTTTTACAACTGAAGTAGGCGACAACTTTAACATTTTTCAAAATAGAAAACCCAGCTTAGAACTACAAAAAGAAATGGAAAAGACTATTCTAAAAAATAGTTCAGCCCAATCCACTTCATTTACTTTTAGCAACGGCAAAAAGTATTATTCTAGAAAAGAATTACATTATGCAGGACAAATAGCTTTTAATTTAAAGCTAGATGAACTCATGGGTACTAGCTATAAAAAAGAGGAGTTAAAAAACAAAGTAGGATTTATTTTTGAATATGAACATCTCTTTTTTTCCTTAACATCTGATCTTCCTGAAAGTAAAATAATACTTCCTGAAAGCATATCCGAAGATAATATTGCATTTATAAGCACTATCTATTACGGAAAATTCGGATATCTCTTTGTAGAGACAGATCTAGACAACAAAGTTGAAATCAAGTCTATTCTAAATAAATTTGCTAATGAGGAGGTACTTACGAGTAAAGAGAATGAAATCATTAATGCTTCAAACTTTGGGTATCTAAAACCTGGCATTGACAAATATGATTTTATTAAAGGAATAGGTGCTATTAATAACTTCTATAAGGATAGTGCAAAACCTGCTAAAGAGCTTTGCTATCCAGCAAAAGTTTCATTAACCAAAGCTAAAACGTTGGGAGTTTATCCCGATTTTAAAAGATCCATTGATTTCACTTATTAA